The proteins below come from a single Thalassotalea ponticola genomic window:
- a CDS encoding TonB-dependent receptor yields the protein MSNKTALAGFILTSALPFSGLAQDTLLTNEDDTANTNSTLSRVATPDLQFESTNQQAFETIVVTGDYRRHSLQQNPSSLSVLSEADIDSRQAQNLDEVVISVPNVNFAGGTNRARYYQIRGIGERSQFNEPINPSVGVIIDDVDFTGVGGIASMFDVEQVEVFKGPQGTKFGANALAGVVNINTNDPSDSFEGRLRLMLSNFDGRALGMAISAPINEQLAYRMALEHHQSDGFNVNTYLQKQDTNRRDELTGRVKFRYRASDDLTVDLAGFYFDFNNGYDAFSLDNTRKTLSDQPGFDQQTSKAARLKLNYQGWSTGDAVVLLSHADSDIDYGYDEDWSNPLLCEVFNCLAPSYSSTDYYFRQKQLTSAEFRLLSKPNKRLFNQTTDWLTGLYYRSENNHLLRQYSYAETDFYSQYDTESTALFFQLDSYLSQRLTLTTGLRIEQRDLNYGDSNALYEQDSESMLGTKLVLAYTLNQHLYYLSYNRGFKAGGVNTDGTLPDPLRRFSAEQVDNVEFGLKSQWFDGDAYTRIALFHMNRSDMQVQTYDQISRPDGSAEFLSYIDNAASGVNQGVELELGWSVNNQLTWYGALGYLDSYYQDFISITGIDLDGREQAHAPNYQFSIGVNYDLSDRWLVNLGIDHRSDFYFSDSHSEKSTDMLLLNGSVTYTYGDSRVKFWLKNITDDVYQTRGFYFGNDPRDGYQNNSYYQFGAPRQFGVSVDYQF from the coding sequence ATGTCGAATAAAACAGCTTTAGCGGGTTTCATACTCACTAGTGCGTTACCGTTTAGCGGGTTGGCGCAGGATACCTTACTCACTAATGAAGACGATACTGCTAACACCAATAGCACGTTATCCCGTGTTGCTACTCCTGATTTACAATTCGAGTCAACCAATCAGCAAGCATTTGAAACTATCGTTGTTACCGGTGACTATCGGCGACACAGCTTGCAGCAAAATCCATCGAGTTTATCGGTTTTAAGCGAGGCTGATATCGATAGTCGCCAAGCGCAAAACTTAGACGAAGTGGTTATATCAGTGCCCAATGTCAATTTTGCGGGCGGTACCAATCGAGCTCGATATTATCAAATCCGCGGTATTGGCGAACGAAGCCAGTTTAACGAACCAATTAACCCTTCAGTAGGGGTGATCATTGATGATGTCGACTTTACCGGTGTTGGTGGTATTGCCTCGATGTTTGATGTTGAACAAGTCGAGGTATTCAAAGGGCCACAGGGTACCAAGTTTGGCGCTAATGCTCTGGCAGGAGTGGTCAATATTAATACCAATGATCCGAGCGATAGCTTTGAGGGTCGCCTGCGATTAATGCTTTCCAATTTTGATGGACGCGCCCTAGGTATGGCTATATCTGCACCTATCAATGAGCAACTCGCATATCGAATGGCACTCGAACACCATCAAAGCGATGGTTTTAATGTCAACACGTACTTGCAAAAGCAAGATACCAATCGACGCGACGAGTTGACCGGTCGGGTTAAATTTCGCTACCGCGCAAGTGACGATTTAACCGTTGATCTCGCCGGTTTTTATTTTGATTTTAACAACGGTTATGATGCCTTTAGCTTAGATAACACGAGAAAAACGCTATCAGATCAGCCGGGCTTTGACCAACAAACGTCGAAAGCGGCGCGATTGAAACTCAATTATCAGGGATGGTCTACTGGCGATGCAGTTGTGTTGTTGAGTCATGCCGATTCTGATATCGATTACGGCTATGATGAAGATTGGTCTAATCCTTTACTCTGTGAGGTGTTTAACTGTCTCGCCCCTAGTTACTCGTCAACCGACTATTACTTTCGACAAAAGCAACTTACCAGCGCCGAGTTTCGTTTGTTATCGAAACCGAACAAGAGACTGTTTAATCAAACCACTGATTGGTTAACAGGGCTGTACTATCGAAGTGAGAATAATCACTTGCTGCGACAATACAGTTATGCAGAAACAGATTTTTACTCGCAGTATGACACTGAATCAACAGCGCTGTTTTTTCAATTAGACAGTTATTTGAGCCAACGATTAACGTTGACCACCGGATTGCGCATTGAACAACGAGATCTCAATTACGGCGATTCAAATGCGTTATATGAACAAGATAGTGAATCCATGCTTGGCACAAAACTGGTGCTGGCTTATACCCTTAATCAGCACCTGTATTACCTCTCGTATAACCGCGGCTTCAAAGCTGGGGGGGTCAATACCGATGGGACGTTGCCCGATCCATTGCGTCGCTTTTCAGCAGAGCAAGTCGATAATGTAGAGTTCGGTTTAAAAAGCCAATGGTTTGATGGTGATGCGTACACTCGCATTGCGCTGTTTCATATGAATAGAAGTGATATGCAAGTGCAAACGTACGATCAAATCAGTCGACCAGATGGCAGTGCCGAATTTTTGTCTTATATCGATAATGCAGCATCAGGTGTGAATCAAGGGGTTGAACTAGAGCTAGGGTGGAGTGTTAACAATCAATTGACTTGGTACGGGGCACTAGGCTATCTCGATAGTTATTATCAAGATTTTATCAGCATCACAGGGATAGACTTAGACGGGCGAGAGCAAGCACACGCGCCAAACTATCAATTTAGTATCGGTGTCAATTACGATCTCAGCGATCGCTGGTTAGTTAATCTCGGTATCGATCATCGCAGCGACTTTTATTTTTCTGATTCGCACAGTGAGAAATCCACAGATATGTTACTGTTAAATGGCTCTGTTACCTATACCTATGGTGATAGCCGAGTAAAATTTTGGCTTAAAAATATAACCGATGATGTCTATCAAACCCGTGGTTTTTATTTTGGTAACGATCCTCGTGATGGATACCAAAACAACAGTTATTACCAATTCGGAGCACCGCGTCAGTTTGGGGTCAGTGTAGACTATCAGTTTTAG
- a CDS encoding HIT domain-containing protein, whose amino-acid sequence MAEETIFSKIIRQEIDAPLLYQDELVTAFRDIAPKASSHILIVPNKLIPTINDVSADDEAALGRMITVAKQLAKEEGIEKNGYRLIINCNQHGGQEVYHIHMHLVGGEPLGPMLCI is encoded by the coding sequence ATGGCAGAAGAGACCATATTTTCAAAAATTATACGACAAGAAATTGACGCCCCTTTGCTTTATCAAGATGAATTAGTAACGGCCTTTCGCGATATTGCACCAAAAGCTTCGTCACATATACTGATAGTCCCTAACAAGCTGATCCCAACGATCAACGATGTTAGCGCCGACGATGAAGCTGCGTTAGGGCGAATGATCACCGTGGCAAAACAGCTCGCCAAAGAAGAGGGTATAGAAAAAAATGGCTACCGTTTGATTATCAATTGTAATCAGCACGGTGGGCAAGAGGTGTACCACATCCACATGCACTTAGTTGGTGGTGAGCCGTTAGGCCCTATGCTTTGTATCTAG
- a CDS encoding DUF4136 domain-containing protein — protein MKSHFLIILLAVSFLSACATRYKADVDYNPSYDFNAVSTYAILVPATVDAQGNTSLSPHVSSLDHDRIVNAIHRNLQAKGMSEAQPDVADTLIRFQIATKDKSKVRTYNTGVYTCWRCYGAYTYPHMMQQVEVKDYTEGTVVIDMVDPNTNKSVWRSILSHAISKNVPVEEKQARIQQIVDAMLQEYKTLP, from the coding sequence ATGAAGTCACACTTTCTCATTATTTTATTAGCCGTTAGTTTTCTAAGCGCCTGTGCGACGCGTTACAAAGCGGACGTAGATTATAATCCAAGCTACGATTTTAACGCGGTATCGACGTACGCGATACTGGTACCTGCGACGGTGGATGCACAAGGCAATACGTCATTAAGCCCTCATGTCAGTAGTTTAGATCACGATCGTATTGTCAATGCGATACATCGCAACCTACAGGCTAAAGGGATGAGCGAAGCGCAACCTGACGTTGCCGATACCTTGATAAGATTTCAAATCGCCACAAAAGACAAGTCAAAAGTACGCACTTATAACACCGGTGTGTATACGTGTTGGCGCTGTTACGGCGCATACACCTATCCGCATATGATGCAACAGGTTGAAGTGAAAGATTACACTGAGGGCACGGTGGTCATTGATATGGTGGATCCAAATACCAATAAGTCCGTTTGGCGTTCTATTTTAAGTCATGCGATCAGTAAAAACGTTCCGGTAGAAGAAAAGCAAGCACGCATCCAACAAATTGTCGATGCAATGTTGCAAGAGTACAAAACATTGCCGTAA
- a CDS encoding DUF2959 domain-containing protein, whose translation MHVISKTFCIASVALLSACQSAYYSAMETVGQHKRDIMVSRIEDAKESQQDAQQQFSSAVEQLSDLIGYDGGDLKQQYQITLDNYQQSEDAANEVSDRIEAIEDVAEALFVEWQSEIDQYSSQTLQRQSRAKLTATQRNYQTLMKSMRQSEQAMQPVLAALKDNMLFLKHNLNARAIGQLQGEYTSLKRDVDVLITRMNESIKRSQQFIDDIEQQ comes from the coding sequence ATGCACGTTATCTCAAAGACATTTTGTATTGCCTCGGTTGCGTTACTGTCAGCGTGTCAATCTGCGTATTATTCTGCGATGGAAACGGTGGGCCAGCACAAGCGGGATATCATGGTCAGTCGCATTGAAGATGCCAAAGAATCTCAACAAGATGCACAGCAACAATTTTCATCGGCTGTAGAACAACTGAGTGATTTAATAGGCTATGACGGTGGCGACTTAAAACAACAATACCAAATCACCTTAGACAATTATCAGCAGTCAGAGGATGCGGCAAACGAGGTCAGTGATCGCATTGAAGCGATCGAGGATGTGGCCGAGGCGCTGTTTGTCGAGTGGCAAAGCGAAATCGACCAATATAGCAGTCAAACTTTGCAGCGACAAAGCCGAGCAAAATTGACGGCCACGCAACGAAATTATCAAACGCTGATGAAATCAATGCGCCAATCAGAACAAGCAATGCAACCAGTACTAGCTGCTCTAAAGGATAATATGCTGTTTTTAAAACATAATTTAAATGCAAGAGCGATTGGACAACTGCAAGGGGAGTATACCTCGTTAAAACGAGATGTGGATGTATTGATCACACGTATGAACGAGTCAATTAAGCGTTCGCAGCAATTTATCGATGATATCGAGCAGCAATAA
- the pgsA gene encoding CDP-diacylglycerol--glycerol-3-phosphate 3-phosphatidyltransferase, translating into MWTIPNHITLFRIFLIPVFIFVYYMHDMMPDQFSKNWSNFAAFAVFWVASISDALDGYLARRLKQSTPFGAFIDPVADKLMVTIALVLIVSEFRNIWVTIPAVIMIAREIVISALREFMADVGKRDQVAVSDLGKWKTATQMLALMGLIWQPNYPIPLVLFDVPSSLIIYAAWFFYFLATVFAFISMTQYLRAAMPALRGN; encoded by the coding sequence ATGTGGACAATACCTAACCATATCACCTTATTCCGTATTTTTTTGATACCAGTATTCATTTTTGTCTACTACATGCACGACATGATGCCAGATCAATTCAGTAAAAACTGGTCAAACTTTGCCGCGTTCGCTGTTTTTTGGGTTGCGTCAATCAGTGATGCATTAGATGGTTATCTGGCCCGTCGGTTAAAGCAATCAACACCGTTTGGCGCGTTTATCGATCCGGTAGCGGATAAATTGATGGTGACCATCGCATTGGTACTGATTGTTTCTGAATTTCGCAATATTTGGGTGACAATACCGGCGGTTATTATGATTGCACGGGAAATCGTGATATCTGCGCTAAGAGAGTTTATGGCCGACGTTGGAAAACGCGACCAAGTAGCCGTCTCAGATTTGGGTAAATGGAAAACCGCAACCCAAATGTTGGCACTTATGGGCCTAATCTGGCAGCCTAATTATCCTATTCCACTGGTGTTATTCGACGTGCCGTCTTCGCTAATTATTTACGCGGCTTGGTTTTTTTATTTCTTGGCTACCGTATTTGCGTTTATTTCGATGACTCAGTACTTACGCGCAGCAATGCCGGCATTGCGCGGTAATTAG
- a CDS encoding sulfurtransferase: protein MTIPLPSVPVVDSTWLVKHLGDEQLIVIDAVMDNIVGIEPRIYSSLSVIPNAIAVNVEQQLCDRHSPQLHAMPTTEQFNALIQHYQISRDAVVVIYDQQGIYSAPRVWLTFKYMGFDNVFVLDGGLPTWLDNELPVVDKYRTSDAFSALPVSAQSSTFGRNIFCASKRSELLIDKQRILTGLQQSDVSLIDVRSHQRFYAQIPEPRAGVRRGHIPGSINIPFTDVLEHGRFKDRDSLLELFDAHIDQQSSAIIYSCGSGITACIVMLASILVGYHNVCLYDGSWAEWGSDHALPINS, encoded by the coding sequence ATGACCATACCGTTACCAAGCGTACCCGTTGTCGATAGCACGTGGCTAGTAAAACATTTAGGTGATGAGCAATTAATTGTGATTGATGCAGTTATGGATAACATTGTCGGTATTGAACCGCGTATCTATTCATCTTTATCGGTAATACCCAACGCAATTGCGGTGAATGTCGAGCAGCAGTTATGTGATAGACACAGTCCACAGTTACACGCGATGCCGACAACGGAGCAATTTAACGCGTTGATCCAGCATTACCAGATAAGCCGTGATGCCGTCGTGGTGATTTATGATCAACAAGGCATCTACAGTGCGCCAAGAGTATGGTTGACATTTAAGTATATGGGGTTTGACAACGTTTTTGTATTAGACGGCGGTTTACCCACATGGCTGGACAACGAGCTACCGGTCGTCGATAAGTACCGAACAAGCGACGCGTTCTCGGCGTTGCCTGTCAGTGCCCAAAGCAGTACGTTTGGTCGCAACATATTTTGCGCTAGCAAGCGCTCTGAGTTACTGATTGACAAACAGCGAATACTAACGGGTTTACAACAATCCGATGTTAGCCTTATTGATGTGCGTAGTCACCAACGGTTTTATGCACAGATTCCCGAACCGCGCGCCGGAGTGCGGCGAGGGCACATACCCGGCTCAATAAACATTCCATTTACCGATGTACTTGAGCATGGTCGATTTAAAGACAGAGACTCACTGCTCGAGTTATTCGATGCGCACATCGACCAGCAAAGCAGTGCTATTATATATTCATGTGGCTCGGGCATTACCGCATGCATTGTTATGTTGGCGTCAATATTAGTGGGTTATCACAACGTTTGCCTGTATGACGGTTCGTGGGCTGAGTGGGGGAGCGATCACGCGCTTCCTATCAATAGTTAG
- the uvrC gene encoding excinuclease ABC subunit UvrC, with protein MENNQTVFDHKAFLANVTHQSGVYRMYDEQQQVIYVGKAKDLNKRLASYFRRDVPSVKTRALVQQIRAIDVTITHTEGEALILENNYIKKYQPKYNILLRDDKSYPYIVITAHRHPKLGAHRGGKRVKGEYFGPFPSAGAVWDSLRLMQKLFPIRQCEDSYYRARSRPCLQYQLKRCSAPCVDKISEQDYQQQVHLARLFLQGKNEQVISTLVESMERASDKLAFEQAARYRDQIATLRKVQEKQFVSGTTAELDVIGFARIKNQACLHILFIRDRMVLGSKSFYPLIPSASSDEEIVSAFVTQHYLGEDVNQGNIAKEIILPCAIDNSVQLQHLLSKQVGYEVKIASNVRSERKRYLTLANTNADNALQVKNSHKESMQARFRELNNEFELNKPIERIECFDISHTMGQQTVASCVVFNPDGPLKSDYRRYNVHGITPGDDYAAMSFALNKRYGKVKDDDKLPDIVFIDGGKGQLARAEQFFADLDLPHSPLLIGVAKGESRKPGLETLIMAGSHQLINLPATSPALHLVQHIRDESHRFAIAGHRAKRAKAAKKSTLEDIPGIGAKKRQALLKYLGGLQEVKNASVDQLMQVPGISQQLAKTIRDFFN; from the coding sequence ATGGAAAATAATCAAACAGTCTTTGACCATAAAGCGTTTTTGGCGAACGTCACTCATCAAAGTGGCGTTTATCGCATGTATGACGAACAGCAACAAGTCATTTATGTAGGCAAGGCAAAAGATCTCAACAAACGGTTGGCCAGTTATTTTCGCCGAGACGTTCCTAGCGTTAAGACTCGAGCGTTAGTTCAACAAATTCGCGCTATCGATGTGACCATAACCCACACCGAAGGCGAAGCACTTATTCTTGAAAACAACTACATCAAGAAATATCAGCCCAAATACAATATTTTACTGCGAGATGACAAATCTTACCCCTATATAGTCATCACAGCTCATCGCCACCCTAAACTAGGAGCTCATCGCGGGGGAAAGCGTGTTAAAGGCGAATATTTTGGACCATTTCCAAGTGCGGGCGCGGTGTGGGACAGCTTGCGTCTAATGCAAAAATTATTCCCCATTCGCCAATGTGAAGATAGCTATTATCGCGCTCGCTCTCGTCCTTGTTTGCAATATCAATTAAAGCGTTGCAGCGCACCGTGTGTTGATAAAATATCAGAGCAAGACTATCAGCAACAGGTCCATTTAGCGCGGCTGTTTTTACAGGGTAAAAATGAGCAGGTAATTTCAACACTGGTTGAATCAATGGAACGGGCCAGTGATAAACTCGCATTTGAGCAGGCGGCAAGATACCGAGATCAGATCGCGACGCTTCGCAAAGTACAAGAGAAGCAGTTTGTTTCAGGGACTACCGCTGAATTGGATGTGATTGGCTTTGCTCGTATAAAGAATCAAGCGTGCTTACACATCTTGTTTATTCGCGATCGCATGGTGCTGGGTAGCAAGAGTTTTTATCCGCTCATTCCTTCGGCCAGTTCAGATGAGGAAATTGTCAGTGCCTTTGTAACACAGCATTACTTAGGTGAAGATGTTAATCAGGGGAACATAGCGAAAGAGATCATTTTGCCATGTGCCATTGATAACAGCGTCCAATTACAACACCTGTTGTCAAAACAGGTGGGATATGAGGTGAAGATCGCCAGTAATGTGCGCAGTGAACGAAAACGTTATCTGACCTTGGCCAACACCAACGCAGACAATGCGCTGCAAGTTAAAAACAGTCATAAAGAATCAATGCAAGCGCGATTTAGAGAATTGAACAACGAGTTTGAACTGAATAAGCCAATTGAACGCATTGAGTGTTTTGATATCAGTCATACCATGGGGCAACAAACCGTAGCGTCGTGTGTGGTGTTTAATCCTGACGGCCCGTTAAAAAGCGATTACAGACGATATAATGTGCACGGCATAACCCCCGGTGACGACTATGCTGCCATGTCGTTTGCGCTGAATAAGCGTTACGGTAAAGTAAAAGATGACGATAAGCTACCAGATATTGTGTTTATTGATGGCGGTAAAGGTCAACTTGCCCGTGCCGAGCAATTCTTTGCTGACCTTGATTTACCGCATAGCCCTTTATTGATCGGTGTTGCCAAGGGAGAGTCGCGAAAACCTGGACTCGAAACGCTGATCATGGCAGGCTCTCATCAATTAATTAATTTACCTGCGACTTCGCCAGCGTTGCATTTAGTGCAACACATTCGCGATGAGTCGCACCGATTTGCAATAGCAGGGCACCGCGCGAAACGCGCAAAGGCGGCAAAAAAATCGACGTTGGAAGATATTCCTGGTATCGGCGCTAAAAAACGACAGGCGTTACTTAAGTATTTGGGCGGTTTACAGGAAGTTAAAAATGCTTCAGTCGACCAACTAATGCAAGTACCTGGTATATCGCAACAGTTAGCTAAAACCATTCGCGACTTCTTCAATTAG
- the uvrY gene encoding UvrY/SirA/GacA family response regulator transcription factor, which produces MINVVLVDDHDLVRTGIKRLLEDSKAIKVVAEMATGEDAVAYCRQNEPDVILMDVNMPGIGGLEATRKILRYKPHLKLIVLTVQAEEPFPTTVMQIGASGFLTKNTPPEEMIQAIRAVKSGQRYITPEIAQTMALSSFSKKDESPLASLSDRELQIMMMITRGEKVVSISEKLSLSSKTVNSYRYRMFEKLSVSNDVELTHLAIRYGLLRTDDVQLKHGK; this is translated from the coding sequence GTGATAAACGTTGTATTGGTTGATGATCATGATTTAGTACGCACCGGGATTAAACGCTTACTCGAAGATTCGAAGGCGATTAAAGTGGTCGCGGAAATGGCCACCGGCGAAGATGCGGTCGCGTATTGTCGTCAAAACGAGCCTGATGTGATTTTAATGGATGTTAATATGCCGGGCATTGGTGGGTTAGAGGCGACTCGAAAAATTTTGCGCTACAAACCGCATTTAAAGCTGATCGTGCTAACGGTACAAGCTGAGGAGCCTTTCCCAACTACCGTCATGCAAATAGGGGCGTCGGGATTTCTCACCAAAAATACACCGCCGGAAGAAATGATTCAAGCGATACGGGCAGTAAAGTCGGGGCAACGATATATCACCCCTGAAATTGCGCAAACAATGGCGCTATCCTCATTTAGTAAAAAAGATGAAAGCCCATTGGCCTCGTTGTCGGATCGCGAATTGCAAATAATGATGATGATAACGCGCGGAGAAAAGGTGGTTAGTATTTCTGAAAAACTGTCTTTGAGCAGTAAAACGGTGAATAGCTATCGCTATCGGATGTTTGAAAAGTTGTCGGTTAGCAATGATGTGGAGTTGACTCATTTAGCAATTCGCTATGGTTTACTGCGTACCGACGACGTGCAATTGAAACATGGAAAATAA
- the fabA gene encoding bifunctional 3-hydroxydecanoyl-ACP dehydratase/trans-2-decenoyl-ACP isomerase has product MFEQKNAYNKQDLVLAGTTDFFGEGNSKLPADNMLMMDRIVKITEEGGKFGKGEIVAELDINPDLWFFDCHFKGDPVMPGCLGLDAMWQLVGFFLAWTGGPGRGRALGVGEVKFTGQILPTAKKVTYRIDLKRVIKRKLYMGLADGTVEVDGKVIYQATDLKVGLFTDTTAF; this is encoded by the coding sequence ATGTTTGAACAAAAGAATGCTTACAACAAACAAGACTTAGTCCTTGCCGGCACCACCGACTTTTTTGGTGAAGGTAACTCAAAACTTCCAGCCGACAACATGCTAATGATGGATAGAATCGTCAAAATCACCGAGGAAGGTGGTAAATTTGGCAAAGGCGAAATTGTTGCCGAGTTGGACATCAATCCAGACTTGTGGTTTTTCGATTGTCACTTTAAAGGCGACCCAGTAATGCCGGGCTGTCTAGGCCTTGATGCCATGTGGCAACTTGTGGGCTTCTTCTTAGCATGGACAGGTGGTCCTGGCCGCGGTCGTGCGTTAGGTGTTGGTGAAGTTAAATTTACCGGACAAATTTTACCTACTGCGAAAAAAGTAACGTATCGCATTGACCTTAAACGCGTGATTAAACGCAAACTTTACATGGGTCTTGCCGATGGCACGGTAGAAGTCGACGGTAAGGTAATCTACCAAGCAACCGACTTAAAAGTTGGTCTTTTTACTGATACAACTGCGTTTTAA
- a CDS encoding DUF3466 family protein: protein MKNLIKSAIALSVVSAMSSSFAEEAVSYTISEYSGLDNIKNTYAIEQTNIGQTLIVGQTSYNFPVQFDYLDEDDFDRIVRLAERDHEAVFELYEIDEQAEEQLRAGNPDANALSWTIRYLRTAGGSENQRIGDTFVYRYDENSKQAFELPVFDSAFPETGQLTRSTVDSAQGMTDDGWVFGFSSAPYLPLEPFDDDGEEEIHWYREFDQRGWISFDGETVIELPPAEAKYGGLSAIYDVNSNRVAVGTSSVALSSRTLDDIEKEDDYCLTDNLINDIPLEICIQNRRRQLYYSNAFLWEMNEQGEIVNTVDLGTGIVNPNEEDERAFVSAATAINDDGVIVGFSDFWWDEDETEPSKTERKGQFAAVFKDGEVIQFTDRDEYFESRALDINNAGMFTGYMYAYINGKPRTKFFYADANSDVITPVFPEDFFKGSASYPHAINDNNIIVGEGEVEDFVDSSEFPRRRHGFLYDIGNAQFYNVNQFLSCEDQAKYVIVEAKDINERNEILATAWVRKPKLDSQGQPFSIDGEIVEGAEEDVLRVVVLKPTGSTFSVNDCREDLGETIERQGASMSWSLWLLALFGFGARQLRTKNL, encoded by the coding sequence ATGAAAAACTTGATTAAATCCGCCATTGCATTGAGCGTTGTAAGCGCAATGTCTAGTAGTTTTGCTGAAGAAGCCGTATCGTATACGATCAGTGAATACAGCGGTCTGGACAATATTAAAAATACCTATGCGATTGAGCAAACCAATATTGGTCAAACGCTTATCGTCGGACAAACCTCGTATAATTTCCCTGTTCAGTTTGACTATTTAGACGAGGATGATTTTGATCGTATTGTTCGTCTAGCAGAGCGCGATCACGAGGCGGTATTTGAATTATACGAAATTGATGAGCAGGCTGAAGAGCAATTGCGAGCGGGTAACCCAGATGCCAATGCGCTATCTTGGACTATTCGCTATTTGCGTACCGCCGGAGGTAGTGAAAATCAACGCATTGGCGATACCTTTGTTTATCGCTACGACGAAAATAGCAAACAAGCATTTGAGCTTCCGGTATTTGATAGCGCCTTCCCCGAGACAGGTCAATTAACTCGTTCAACCGTTGATAGCGCTCAAGGGATGACCGACGACGGCTGGGTATTTGGCTTTTCTAGTGCACCGTATTTGCCATTGGAGCCGTTTGATGATGATGGCGAAGAAGAAATTCACTGGTACCGCGAATTTGATCAACGCGGTTGGATAAGCTTTGACGGTGAGACGGTTATAGAGTTGCCACCTGCCGAGGCCAAGTACGGTGGTTTATCTGCGATTTACGATGTTAATAGTAACCGTGTCGCTGTGGGTACCTCATCGGTTGCGTTAAGCAGTAGAACCCTTGACGACATTGAGAAGGAAGATGATTACTGTTTAACAGACAATCTTATCAATGACATACCTTTGGAGATTTGTATTCAAAATCGCCGTCGTCAATTGTATTACTCGAATGCGTTTTTGTGGGAAATGAATGAGCAGGGTGAGATTGTTAATACGGTCGATTTAGGCACGGGTATTGTTAACCCCAATGAAGAGGATGAACGCGCGTTCGTCAGCGCAGCAACGGCCATTAACGACGATGGCGTGATCGTTGGTTTTTCCGATTTTTGGTGGGACGAGGACGAAACTGAGCCAAGCAAAACTGAGCGCAAAGGACAATTTGCTGCCGTTTTTAAAGATGGTGAGGTTATTCAATTCACCGATCGCGATGAATATTTTGAGTCACGAGCCTTAGACATTAATAACGCAGGTATGTTTACCGGCTACATGTATGCCTATATCAACGGCAAGCCTAGAACCAAGTTTTTCTATGCAGACGCAAATAGCGACGTGATTACCCCTGTTTTTCCTGAAGATTTTTTTAAGGGCTCAGCCAGCTATCCTCACGCAATCAACGATAATAACATAATCGTTGGTGAAGGCGAGGTAGAGGATTTTGTTGACAGTTCGGAGTTTCCGCGTCGTCGACATGGCTTTTTATACGATATTGGCAATGCTCAGTTTTATAATGTAAACCAATTTTTAAGCTGTGAAGACCAAGCCAAATACGTTATTGTTGAAGCCAAAGATATCAACGAGCGCAATGAAATATTGGCTACAGCTTGGGTGAGAAAGCCGAAGTTAGATTCCCAAGGACAACCGTTTTCAATTGATGGCGAGATTGTTGAGGGCGCTGAAGAAGACGTGTTGCGCGTAGTTGTACTAAAACCGACAGGATCGACATTTAGCGTCAATGATTGTCGAGAAGACTTAGGCGAAACCATTGAACGTCAAGGTGCGTCGATGTCGTGGTCATTGTGGTTACTGGCTTTGTTTGGCTTTGGTGCTCGCCAACTTCGCACAAAAAATTTGTAA